The Methanothrix soehngenii GP6 genome has a window encoding:
- the mfnA gene encoding tyrosine decarboxylase MfnA — MREKALPADEVMAILERTRERDYSYDRFLSTMCTRPHPIAIKAHDMFLETNLGDPGLFPGVAGLEEEVVRMLGELLGCPLARGYISTGGTESNIQAIRAAKNESGKCGGNIVVPASAHFSFDKIGDLLSLEVRKAELDSQLRVDLSSVESLIDEHTAALVGIAGTTEFGQVDPIEELSDLALEWGVHLHVDAAFGGFVLPFLDRSFAWDFSLPGVKSITIDPHKMGLATIPAGGLLFRNQECMNALETETHYLTKARQASLTGTRSGAAAAATYAVMMHLGREGFREMVGYCMDLTDHLVRGAKEIGVEPLIEPVMNVVALRVPEPSKVRERLMDRDWHVSITREPNRALRLILMGHMSHENVDLFLKDLKEVLSEFV; from the coding sequence ATGAGAGAGAAGGCCCTTCCTGCAGATGAGGTAATGGCCATTTTGGAGAGGACGAGAGAGCGCGACTACAGCTATGACCGCTTCCTCTCCACCATGTGCACCCGTCCCCATCCTATAGCGATAAAGGCTCATGACATGTTTCTGGAGACCAACCTGGGAGATCCGGGGCTGTTTCCGGGCGTAGCAGGGCTGGAAGAAGAGGTAGTTCGCATGCTGGGAGAGCTCCTGGGCTGCCCTCTGGCCCGGGGCTATATCTCCACCGGTGGCACTGAGTCGAACATCCAGGCCATTCGGGCGGCCAAGAACGAGTCCGGCAAGTGTGGGGGAAATATCGTCGTTCCTGCATCGGCTCATTTTTCATTTGACAAGATCGGAGATCTTCTCTCTTTGGAGGTGCGTAAAGCAGAACTCGATTCCCAGCTCAGGGTCGATCTCTCCTCAGTGGAGTCGCTGATCGACGAGCATACGGCAGCCCTGGTTGGAATAGCGGGAACTACGGAGTTCGGACAGGTGGATCCGATCGAAGAGCTATCCGATCTGGCCCTTGAATGGGGTGTTCACTTGCACGTCGATGCGGCATTTGGCGGATTCGTCCTCCCATTCCTGGATAGATCCTTTGCCTGGGATTTTTCCCTGCCAGGGGTCAAATCAATCACAATAGATCCACATAAGATGGGGCTTGCCACCATTCCCGCCGGCGGCCTGCTCTTTCGCAACCAGGAGTGCATGAACGCCCTGGAGACCGAGACCCACTATCTCACCAAGGCCAGACAGGCTTCCCTGACCGGCACCAGGAGCGGTGCTGCAGCCGCTGCCACCTATGCTGTGATGATGCACCTGGGCAGGGAGGGATTCAGGGAGATGGTCGGCTATTGCATGGATCTAACAGATCATCTGGTCCGGGGGGCAAAGGAGATCGGCGTTGAGCCACTGATCGAACCGGTGATGAATGTGGTCGCTTTAAGGGTCCCAGAGCCCTCTAAGGTTCGTGAGAGGCTTATGGATCGCGACTGGCACGTCTCCATAACCCGGGAACCAAACAGAGCATTGCGGCTTATCCTCATGGGGCATATGAGCCATGAAAACGTCGACCTATTCTTGAAGGACCTGAAAGAGGTCCTGTCTGAATTTGTTTAG
- a CDS encoding NosD domain-containing protein, which produces MPRLPLIIFMALLIWLSPVSGARTYIVDDDGFSNYKTIQDAVIAASDGDTIYVKPGNYSEEVILNKSLSLMPLIGEIGPIILSGQGKETGMTVSSDGCNLEGLTFQGYSGAAVHLLSRKNRIENNVFEDASPAILASGSEGNSINGNLIMNCQGGVALRDASENNSIDGNEITSCNISIFLGEADGNSIIENNISDAYWGIWLDNSSQVQIEGNDIQSRSHGILLLNGSGLYVSDNLVMIDDAGNSTSRASLLANVSDVVFQRNKIDGGEIGLAALDCQNTELLYNNITQSNNAIYIQDAYGLNINNNSLIEGDYGIRVDNSSQNSIIGNLARDFVIALDIGAAEDNRILKNQFVGITDAAMQITSSGNCKILENEFTDGFRGIMLIESPANLLQDNRFQNVTWSLYVESQTKEGFNNSIDESNVVDFVPIAYLFDQSETQIRDRQLAHLTMAYCRNMAVDNITITRDAVFLFDSMNNSIINSNISECFGMRLINSSGNDILGNLFNGNGYSGLFLYSSDGNRIEKNVASENEQNGLSLLSCNQNIIRDNSVQKNLVTGIWLNLSNDNQIYENNITANSLGSQLSFSTGNTIYHNNFIDNIEHSIDTEGGNSWDAGNNTGGNYWSDHSARGNPSSDWPRSIKGGIAIDNYPFQDVNGWLAA; this is translated from the coding sequence ATGCCAAGATTACCATTGATCATCTTCATGGCCTTGCTCATCTGGCTTTCTCCGGTTAGCGGCGCGAGAACTTATATCGTTGATGATGACGGTTTCTCTAATTACAAAACAATTCAAGATGCCGTCATCGCAGCCAGTGATGGCGATACGATATACGTCAAGCCAGGAAACTACAGTGAGGAGGTTATCCTGAACAAGAGCCTAAGCCTTATGCCTCTGATAGGAGAGATCGGCCCCATAATTCTCTCCGGCCAGGGCAAAGAGACAGGAATGACAGTATCTTCGGACGGCTGCAACCTGGAGGGGCTCACATTTCAAGGTTATTCTGGTGCGGCTGTTCATCTTCTCTCCCGAAAAAACCGCATTGAGAATAATGTCTTCGAGGATGCCAGCCCGGCAATTCTGGCAAGCGGCTCGGAGGGAAATTCGATAAATGGAAACCTCATAATGAATTGCCAGGGCGGGGTGGCACTGAGAGATGCATCGGAAAATAACAGCATAGACGGAAATGAGATCACCAGCTGCAATATCTCTATATTCTTGGGAGAGGCGGATGGAAACAGCATCATTGAGAACAATATATCAGATGCTTATTGGGGCATATGGCTTGATAACTCCAGCCAGGTCCAGATTGAGGGAAATGATATTCAGAGCAGAAGCCATGGCATCCTGCTGCTAAATGGCAGCGGCCTTTATGTCAGCGACAATCTGGTTATGATTGACGATGCAGGCAATTCCACCAGCAGGGCCTCACTTCTTGCCAATGTCAGCGATGTTGTCTTTCAGAGAAATAAGATCGATGGAGGTGAAATCGGTCTGGCCGCTCTTGATTGCCAAAATACTGAGCTGCTGTATAACAATATCACCCAAAGCAATAATGCCATCTACATACAGGATGCATACGGTCTAAATATCAATAACAACAGCCTCATTGAGGGGGATTACGGCATAAGAGTGGACAACTCCAGCCAAAATTCAATCATCGGAAACCTGGCAAGAGACTTTGTCATCGCCCTAGATATCGGCGCGGCTGAAGATAACCGGATCTTGAAAAACCAATTTGTGGGCATAACCGATGCTGCAATGCAAATCACATCGTCTGGCAACTGCAAGATCTTGGAAAACGAGTTTACCGATGGCTTCCGAGGGATCATGCTCATAGAATCTCCCGCTAACCTTCTCCAGGATAATCGCTTCCAGAATGTTACCTGGAGCCTTTATGTGGAGAGCCAGACAAAAGAGGGATTCAATAACAGTATAGATGAATCCAATGTGGTCGACTTCGTCCCTATAGCCTATCTCTTTGACCAGTCTGAGACGCAGATCAGGGATAGGCAACTGGCCCATCTAACCATGGCATACTGCAGGAATATGGCAGTAGATAATATCACAATAACCCGCGATGCCGTCTTCCTGTTCGATTCAATGAACAACAGCATCATCAACAGCAATATCTCAGAATGCTTTGGCATGCGGCTCATAAATTCATCCGGAAACGATATCCTGGGCAACCTCTTTAATGGCAATGGATACAGTGGCTTGTTCCTGTACTCATCGGATGGGAATCGGATTGAGAAGAACGTCGCATCGGAAAACGAACAGAACGGCTTATCGCTCCTTTCCTGCAATCAGAATATCATTCGCGATAATTCTGTCCAGAAAAATCTGGTCACAGGAATCTGGCTGAATCTCTCGAATGACAACCAGATCTATGAGAACAATATCACTGCCAATTCCCTTGGCTCTCAGCTATCATTCTCCACCGGGAATACAATCTATCACAACAACTTCATAGATAACATAGAGCATTCGATAGATACCGAAGGCGGCAACAGCTGGGATGCCGGCAACAACACGGGCGGAAACTACTGGAGCGATCATTCCGCCAGGGGCAACCCCAGCAGCGACTGGCCCAGATCGATCAAAGGAGGAATTGCAATAGATAACTATCCCTTCCAGGATGTTAATGGCTGGCTGGCAGCATAG
- the ppsA gene encoding phosphoenolpyruvate synthase, producing the protein MEAVVWLEDVGKEDLSIVGGKGASLGEMIGIGVPVPGGFAVTAQAFRDFINRAGIADKLFEALNVDVNQETELHRAEQTAKKLIMDAKVPKDIEEAIKTRYEELCKREGKQVFVAVRSSATAEDLPDASFAGQQETYLNMRGAEDVFNAVRKCWASLYGARAIFYRVEQGFEHNKVNLSAIVQLMVDSEKAGVMFSSQPSTGEPLVVIEAAWGLGESVVSGSVSPDNYVVDRKTKKIVNRYIATKEIMITRDAKTHKTTTAKVPAKKKEAVVLTDKEIIELARYGEILEEHYGLPQDIEWGVEKNKIYILQSRPITTISSEKKAAGPAASGSGKILLNGLGAAPGVASGIVKIITSGRDLDKIKQGDIMVTKMTMPDMVPGMKRAGAIVTDEGGMACHAAIVSRELGCPAVVGTKKATSILKDGMEITVDGGKGIVYEGIVAQAAQAKAAIPATAGGVFYSKPVTATEIKVNVSEPDRAEAAAATQADGVGLLRIEHMILGMGKTPNWYIRSGKTEEYISELISGIKVVADAFYPRPVWVRTLDAPTDEFRAMEGGEGEPHEHNPMLGWRGIRRDMTETDHFRLEVKAFKRLHEMGLTNVGIMLPMVQHVSEFQKAKSIMRDEGLDLDKIDVGVMIETPGAALTIEDFIEDGIDFISFGTNDLTQYTLAVDRNNENVAGLYSELHPAVLKLIEYVVEQCREAGVKTSICGQAGSYPEMAKKLVEMGITSISANIDAVATVRDTVARSEKILILDALRNRD; encoded by the coding sequence ATGGAAGCTGTTGTATGGTTGGAGGATGTCGGCAAGGAAGACCTGTCCATTGTCGGCGGCAAAGGCGCAAGCCTCGGCGAGATGATCGGTATAGGCGTTCCCGTTCCTGGTGGTTTTGCGGTCACTGCTCAGGCCTTCAGGGATTTCATTAACCGGGCGGGCATCGCGGATAAGCTCTTTGAGGCACTTAACGTCGATGTGAACCAGGAGACTGAGCTTCATCGAGCCGAGCAGACGGCAAAAAAGCTCATCATGGATGCCAAGGTGCCGAAGGACATTGAAGAGGCCATAAAAACCCGCTACGAGGAGCTGTGCAAAAGGGAAGGAAAGCAGGTTTTTGTGGCGGTAAGGTCAAGCGCCACCGCCGAGGATCTGCCCGACGCCAGCTTCGCCGGCCAGCAGGAGACCTACCTCAATATGCGCGGCGCAGAGGACGTATTCAATGCCGTGCGCAAGTGCTGGGCATCCCTTTACGGGGCCAGGGCCATCTTCTACCGGGTTGAGCAGGGCTTCGAGCACAATAAGGTCAATCTATCCGCAATAGTGCAGTTGATGGTGGACTCAGAGAAGGCAGGAGTGATGTTCAGCTCCCAGCCAAGCACTGGCGAGCCGCTGGTGGTCATTGAGGCAGCATGGGGTTTGGGGGAGTCAGTAGTCAGCGGCAGCGTATCACCGGACAACTATGTGGTGGACCGGAAGACCAAGAAGATAGTGAACAGGTATATCGCCACCAAAGAGATCATGATCACCAGAGATGCCAAGACCCATAAGACCACCACTGCCAAGGTCCCTGCCAAGAAGAAGGAGGCAGTGGTCCTCACCGATAAGGAGATAATCGAGCTGGCCAGGTACGGCGAGATCCTGGAAGAGCATTACGGCCTCCCTCAGGATATCGAGTGGGGTGTGGAGAAGAACAAGATCTACATCCTCCAGTCCCGTCCCATCACCACCATAAGCAGCGAGAAGAAGGCAGCCGGCCCAGCAGCATCCGGCAGCGGCAAGATCCTTTTGAACGGGCTTGGTGCAGCACCAGGTGTGGCCAGTGGCATTGTGAAGATTATCACCAGCGGCAGAGACCTGGACAAGATCAAGCAGGGCGACATCATGGTCACCAAGATGACCATGCCGGATATGGTTCCTGGGATGAAGCGGGCCGGTGCCATCGTCACCGATGAGGGCGGAATGGCCTGCCATGCAGCCATCGTCAGCCGAGAGCTGGGCTGTCCTGCAGTGGTGGGAACCAAGAAGGCCACCAGCATTTTGAAGGACGGCATGGAGATCACCGTGGATGGGGGCAAGGGGATCGTCTACGAGGGCATAGTGGCTCAGGCCGCGCAAGCGAAGGCTGCCATTCCAGCGACTGCAGGAGGCGTCTTCTACTCCAAGCCAGTGACCGCCACGGAGATCAAGGTCAATGTCAGCGAGCCGGACAGGGCAGAGGCGGCAGCTGCTACCCAGGCCGATGGGGTGGGCCTGCTCAGAATCGAGCATATGATCTTAGGCATGGGCAAGACACCCAACTGGTATATCAGGAGCGGGAAGACTGAGGAGTACATATCGGAGCTGATCAGTGGCATCAAGGTCGTTGCCGATGCTTTCTATCCCCGGCCGGTCTGGGTGCGCACTCTGGATGCCCCCACGGACGAGTTCCGGGCCATGGAAGGCGGAGAAGGAGAGCCTCATGAGCACAACCCCATGCTGGGTTGGAGGGGCATCCGGCGGGATATGACCGAGACCGATCACTTCCGCCTGGAGGTCAAAGCCTTCAAGAGGCTGCATGAGATGGGCCTGACCAATGTGGGCATCATGCTGCCCATGGTCCAACATGTCAGCGAGTTCCAGAAGGCCAAATCCATAATGAGGGACGAGGGCCTGGACCTGGATAAGATCGATGTAGGAGTCATGATCGAGACACCAGGCGCCGCTCTGACCATTGAGGACTTCATTGAGGATGGAATAGACTTCATCTCCTTTGGCACCAACGACCTCACTCAGTATACCCTGGCAGTAGATAGAAACAATGAGAATGTGGCCGGGCTGTACTCCGAGCTTCATCCCGCCGTCCTGAAGCTGATCGAGTATGTGGTGGAGCAGTGCCGCGAAGCGGGAGTCAAGACCTCCATATGTGGCCAGGCTGGCTCCTATCCGGAGATGGCCAAAAAATTGGTCGAGATGGGCATCACCAGCATATCCGCTAACATCGATGCCGTGGCCACCGTCAGGGATACCGTGGCCAGGAGCGAGAAGATCCTGATCCTGGATGCTCTGAGAAATAGAGATTGA
- a CDS encoding preprotein translocase subunit Sec61beta, translating into MARKKNEGSGLQSSAGLMRYFEADDDSIKFSPKMVLGVCIGAGAVVMGLNIAFGLWP; encoded by the coding sequence ATGGCAAGAAAAAAGAATGAAGGAAGCGGCCTCCAATCATCAGCCGGCCTGATGCGATACTTTGAGGCCGATGATGACTCGATCAAGTTCAGCCCCAAGATGGTGCTCGGCGTCTGCATTGGCGCGGGCGCAGTTGTTATGGGTCTGAATATCGCCTTTGGCCTCTGGCCTTAG